One part of the Melopsittacus undulatus isolate bMelUnd1 chromosome 17, bMelUnd1.mat.Z, whole genome shotgun sequence genome encodes these proteins:
- the LOC101868964 gene encoding parathyroid hormone/parathyroid hormone-related peptide receptor-like encodes MEMSIAKGGITALLCCCLLSSAWALVDPDDVLTKEEQIFLLVEAKQRCQRDIEAQLETIQDSSCLPEWDGIICWPKGSPGREVSVPCPDYIYDFNHQGHAYRYCSSWGSWAMALSINRTWANYTECALLFSSQSRSREKEVFDRLHLMYTIGYSISLASLVVAVCILSYFKRLHCTRNYIHVHLFTSFICRAVSIFIKDTVLYSGTMATEMEKMQEEDLRVEMDPSPGHRSHMVGCKVAVTLFLYFLATNHYWILVEGLYLHSLIFMAFLSNKSYLWVLIIIGWGLPAVFVSIWASVRASLADTQCWDLSAGNMKWIYQVPILAAIVVNFFLFLNIVRVLASKLWETHTGKPEPRQQYRKLLKSTLVLMPLFGVHYVVFMAMPYTEVSGVLWQIQMHYEMLFNSSQGFFVAFIYCFCNGEVQAEIRKAHFRRSLALDLKQKARATSAVGSYCYGGLSSHPTTSFSTSLGGRGAGSTQQRGLLLPQASIPGCTPSSFASDNFVPCVSQRPGGESTGDPTELDRGHPNLHKELETML; translated from the exons ATGGAGATGTCCATTGCCAAGGGAGGCATCACAGCacttctctgctgctgtctgctcagCTCTGCGTGGGCTCTG GTGGACCCCGACGATGTTCTCACAAAGGAAGAGCAGATCTTCCTCCTGGTGGAGGCCAAGCAGAGATGCCAGAGGGACATAGAAGCCCAGCTGGAGACGATCCAAG ACTCCAGCTGCCTTCCGGAGTGGGATGGGATCATCTGCTGGCCAAAGGGCTCCCCGGGCCGGGAGGTGTCTGTGCCCTGCCCTGACTACATCTATGACTTCAACCATCAGG GTCATGCCTACAGGTactgcagctcctgggggaGCTGGGCCATGGCTCTCAGCATCAACAGGACCTGGGCCAACTACACTGAGTGTGCTCTGCTCTTTTCCTCCCAGAGCCGGAGCCGGGAGAAG GAGGTGTTTGACCGCCTGCACCTGATGTACACCATCGGCTACTCCATCTCCCTGGCCTCCCTCGTTGTTGCTGTCTGCATCCTCTCGTACTTCAA GCGCCTGCACTGCACACGCAACTACATCCACGTCCACCTCTTCACCTCCTTCATCTGCCGGGCAGTGAGCATCTTCATCAAGGACACGGTGCTCTACTCGGGTACCATGGCCACGGAGATGGAGAAGATGCAGGAGGAGGACCTCAGGGTGGAAATGGATCCTTCCCCAGGACACCGGAGCCACATG GTGGGCTGCAAGGTGGCAGTGACTCTCTTCCTCTATTTCCTGGCCACCAACCACTACTGGATCCTGGTGGAAGGGCTCTACCTGCATAGCCTGATCTTCATGGCCTTCCTCTCCAACAAGAGCTACCTGTGGGTCCTCATCATCATCGGCTGGG GTCTCCCTGCTGTGTTCGTGTCCATCTGGGCCAGTGTCAGAGCCTCCCTGGCTGATACTCA GTGCTGGGACCTCAGCGCAGGGAACATGAAGTGGATTTATCAGGTCCCCATCTTGGCTGCCATTGTG GTgaacttcttcctcttcctcaacATCGTCCGGGTTCTGGCCTCCAAGCTGTGGGAGACACACACAGGGAAGCCGGAGCCCCGGCAGCAGTACAG GAAGCTGCTCAAGTCCACGCTGGTGCTGATGCCCCTTTTCGGAGTCCATTACGTGGTGTTCATGGCCATGCCCTACACGGAGGTGTCCGGGGTCCTGTGGCAGATCCAGATGCATTACGAGATGCTCTTTAACTCCTCGCAG GGTTTCTTTGTGGCTTTTATCTACTGCTTTTGCAATGGGGAG GTGCAGGCAGAGATCAGGAAAGCCCATTTTCGGAGGAGCCTGGCGCTGGACTTGAAGCAGAAGGCTCGTGCCACCAGCGCAGTGGGGAGCTACTGCTATGGGGGGCTGAGCTCCCACCCCACCACCAGCTTCAGCACCAGCCTGGGGGGGCGAGGAGCAGGGAGCACCCAGCAGcgggggctgctgctgccccaggccAGCATCCCAGGCTGTACCCCCAGCTCCTTTGCCTCCGATAACTTTGTGCCCTGTGTGAGCCAGAGACCTGGTGGGGAGAGCACAGGGGATCCAACAGAGCTGGATCGGGGTCACCCCAACCTCCACAAGGAGCTGGAGACAATGCTGTGA
- the DDX42 gene encoding ATP-dependent RNA helicase DDX42 — translation MNWNKGGPGTKRGFGFGGFAITPGKKEEPKLSQQSHSAFGTAGSSAAFAKSGPPQLPSFYKIGSKRANFDEENAYFEDEEEDSSNVDLPYIPAENSPTRQQFHSKSADSDSDDDPLEAFMAEVEDQAARDMKRLEDKDKEKKNAKGIRDDIEEEDDQEAYFRYMAENPTAGVVQEEEEDNLEYDSDGNPIAPSKKIIDPLPPIDHSEIEYPPFEKNFYDEHEEITSLTAQQVIDLRHKLNLRVSGAAPPRPGSSFAHFGFDEQLMHQIRKSEYTQPTPIQCQGVPVALSGRDMIGIAKTGSGKTAAFIWPMLIHIMDQKELEPGDGPIAVIVCPTRELCQQIHSECKRFGKAYNLRSVAVYGGGSMWEQAKALQEGAEIVVCTPGRLIDHVKKKATNLQRVTYLVFDEADRMFDMGFEYQVRSIANHVRPDRQTLLFSATFRKKIEKLARDILIDPIRVVQGDIGEANEDVTQIVEIFPSGPSKWNWLTRRLVEFTSSGSVLLFVTKKANAEELANNLKQEDHNLGLLHGDMDQSERNKVISEFKKKGIPILVATDVAARGLDIPSIKTVINYDVARDIDTHTHRIGRTGRAGEKGVAYTLLTPKDSNFAGDLVRNLEGANQHVSKELLDLAMQNPWFRKSRFKGGKGKKLNIGGGGLGYRERPGLGSENSDRGNNNSVMSNYEAYKPSTGAMGDRLTAMKAAFQSQYKSHFVAASLNNQKTGSSAAGASGWTSAGSLNSVPTSSAQQNTANPETPLAATAAAKGVPGFTSTGTLSSVPTFPSVGGQGFNNTSASTNSREGSGGGGVATTGGTGGGVVRERYNDSRPGRHNETPRRGDGGGRYNQEGGGRHSDVYRHGDSRHGGDNHRHGESRHFPDGAGGNRNNGDSRNSSEGRNNESRNGDNRKEATTNRDNKTDGFAVPEPPKRKKSRWDS, via the exons ATGAATTGGAACAAAGGTGGACCTGGTACTAAGAGAGGCTTTGGGTTTGGTGGCTTTGCCATAACAcctgggaagaaggaggagcCGAAGCTCTCTCAGCAGTCTCACAGTGCTTTTGGAACAGCCGGTTCTTCTGCTGCATTTGCAAAATCAGGACCTCCTCAGTTGCCTTCTTTCTACAAGATTGGGTCAAAGCGAGCAAATTTTGATGAAGAAAATGC gtactttgaggatgaagaggaagattCCAGCAATGTGGATTTGCCATACATTCCTGCAGAGAATTCCCCCACTCGCCAGCAGTTTCATTCCAAATCAGCAGACTCTGACAGTGATGATGATCCTCTGGAGGCATTCATGGCTGAAGTGGAG GATCAAGCTGCTCGAGACATGAAGAGGCTCGAAGATaaggacaaggaaaaaaagaatgctaA GGGTATTCGAGATGACATTGAAGAGGAAGATGACCAA GAAGCTTATTTTCGCTACATGGCTGAAAACCCCACTGCTGGTGTGGtccaagaagaggaagaggataACCTGGAGTATGATAGTGATGGGAATCCAATTGCACCATCCAAAAAAATCATTGACCCTCTTCCACCTATTGACCACTCAGAG ATTGAATATCCACCATTTGAGAAGAATTTCTATGATGAGCATGAGGAGATCACAAGTCTCACAGCACAGCAAGTGATAGATCTACGTCATAAGCTAAATCTCCGG GTCTCCGGTGCTGCTCCTCCAAGGCCTGGCAGTAGTTTTGCTCATTTTGGGTTTGATGAGCAGCTTATGCATCAAATTAGGAAATCTGAGTATACCCAACCTACTCCTATACAATGTCAG GGTGTTCCAGTTGCACTAAGTGGCAGAGATATGATTGGAATAGCTAAGACTGGAAGTGGAAAAACAGCAGCCTTCATCTGGCCAATGCTGATTCATATCATGGATCAAAAGGAGCTTGAGCCGGGGGATGGTCCCATTGCAGTCATTGTCTGCCCAACCAGAGAGCTTTGCCAACAG ATCCACTCGGAATGTAAGCGCTTTGGGAAGGCATATAATCTGCGCTCTGTAGCTGTGTATGGAGGAGGAAGCATGTGGGAGCAAGCCAAAGCCCTCCAGGAGGGGGCAGAGATAGTTGTTTGCACACCA GGTCGTTTGATTGATcatgtgaaaaagaaagctaCAAACCTTCAAAGAGTCACTTACCTTGTGTTTGATGAAGCTGACAGAATGTTTGATATGGGGTTTG aatATCAGGTCAGATCCATCGCAAACCACGTCCGTCCTGACAGGCAGA CCCTCTTGTTCAGTGCCACTTTCCGTAAGAAGATTGAGAAATTGGCCCGGGATATTCTGATTGACCCCATCCGAGTTGTTCAGGGAGACATTGGAGAG GCCAACGAAGATGTTACTCAAATTGTGGAGATTTTCCCCTCTGGCCCTAGCAAGTGGAACTGGCTGACTCGACGCCTCGTGGAGTTCACATCTTCTGGCAGTGTTCTCCTCTTTGTCACCAAGAAGGCAAATGCAGAAGAGTTGGCCAATAACCTCAAGCAGGAGGATCATAATCTGGGGCTGCTTCATGGTGACATGGACCAGAGTGAGAGGAATAAAGTCATTTCAGAATTTAAGAAGAAGGGGATCCCGATACTGGTAGCTACTGATGTGGCAG CTCGTGGGTTAGATATTCCTTCCATTAAGACTGTCATCAACTACGACGTGGCTCGAGACATAGACACTCACACCCATCGGATCGGTCGTACCGGCAGAGCGGGCGAGAAGGGAGTTGCCTACACTCTGCTGACTCCTAAAGACAGTAACTTTGCTGGTGATCTTGTCAGGAACCTGGAAGGGGCTAATCAGCATGTTTCCAAAGAACTGTTGGATTTAGCAATGCAG AATCCATGGTTCCGAAAATCACGtttcaaaggaggaaaaggcaaGAAGCTGAATATTGGTGGTGGTGGCTTAGGATACCGTGAACGTCCTGGTCTGGGATCAGAAAACTCT GACCGTGGAAACAACAACAGTGTGATGAGTAACTACGAGGCATACAAGCCATCCACTGGGGCAATGGGAGACAGGCTTACAgcaatgaaagcagcttttcag TCCCAGTACAAGAGCCACTTTGTTGCTGCGAGCTTAAACAATCAAAAGACTggtagctctgctgctggggcaAGCGGCTGGACCAGCGCCGGGAGCTTGAACTCAGTACCAACCAGTTCAGcccagcaaaacacagcaaaccccgagaccccacttgcagccaCCGCAGCGGCAAAGGGTGTGCCAGGCTTCACCAGCACAGGCACTTTGAGTAGCGTCCCCACCTTCCCAAGTGTCGGAGGACAGGGCTTCAACAACACAAGTGCCAGCACCAACAGTCGAGAGGGCagcggtggtggtggtgttgcAACCACCGGCGGTACCGGCGGTGGTGTGGTCAGGGAACGGTACAACGACAGCCGGCCCGGTCGGCACAACGAGACCCCGCGCCGTGGGGACGGCGGTGGTCGCTACAACCAGGAAGGAGGTGGTCGGCACAGTGACGTTTACCGCCACGGAGACAGCCGCCACGGTGGTGACAACCATCGCCACGGGGAGAGCCGGCACTTCCCCGATGGGGCCGGTGGGAACCGCAACAACGGCgacagcaggaacagcagcgAGGGGAGGAACAACGAGAGCAGGAATGGTGACAACAGGAAGGAGGCCACCACCAACCGAGACAACAAAACAGATGGGTTTGCTGTGCCAGAGCCCCCAAAGCGGAAGAAGAGCCGGTGGGACAGTTAA
- the CCDC47 gene encoding PAT complex subunit CCDC47: protein MKNFYIFIAFLFLPWNFSVAKYNEFEDGDDIMEYDDNDFAEFEDVNEDAVTESPQRIITTEDDEEEATVELEGQDENQEDFDDADAQEGDTESEPYDDEEFEGYEEKPDASHSKNKDPITIVNVPAHLQNSWESYYMEILMVTGLLAYIMNYIIGKNKNNRLAHAWFNTHRELLESNFALVGDDGTSKEATSTGKLNQENEHIYNLWCSGRVCCEGMLIQLKFLKRQDLLNVLARMMRPASDQVQIKVTMNDEDMDTYVFAVGTRKALVRLQKEMQDLSEFCSDKPKSGARYGLPDSLAILSEMGEVTEGMMDAKMIHFLTHYADKIESVQFSDQFSGPKLMQEEGQLTKLPETKKTLLFTFNVPGLGNTSPKDMESLLPLMSMVIYSIDKVKKFRLNREGKQKADKNRARVEENFLKLTHVQRQEAAQSRREEKKRAEKERIMNEEDPEKQRRLEEAALRREQKKLEKKQMKMKQIKVKAM, encoded by the exons atgaagaatttctatatttttattgctttcctgTTCCTCCCATGGAATTTTTCTGTGGCAAAATACAATGAGTTTGAGGATGGAGATGACATAATGGAATATGACGATAATGACTTTGCTGAATTTGAAGATGTTAACGAAGATGCAGTCACAGAGTCTCCTCAGAGGATCATCACTactgaagatgatgaagaagaagCCACTGTGGAGCTGGAAGGTCAGGATGAGAATCAGGAAGACTTTGATGATGCAGATGCACAG GAAGGTGATACCGAGAGTGAACCGTATGATGATGAGGAGTTTGAAGGCTATGAAGAGAAACCAGATGCATCCCATAGCAAAAATAAGGACCCAATAACAATAGTTAAC GTTCCTGCTCACCTCCAAAACAGCTGGGAGAGTTACTACATGGAGATCCTGATGGTAACAGGTCTTCTGGCCTACATCATGAATTACATCATTGggaagaacaaaaacaaccGCCTGGCTCATGCATGGTTCAATACTCACAGGGAGCTGCTAGAAAGTAACTTTGCTCTTGTTG GGGATGATGGCACTAGTAAAGAAGCTACAAGCACTGGGAAACTAAATCAGGAAAATGAACACATCTATAACTTGTGGTGCTCTGGACGGGTGTGCTGTGAAGGAATGCTCATCCAGTTAAAG TTCCTCAAGAGACAAGACCTCCTGAATGTTCTTGCACGCATGATGAGGCCAGCTTCTGACCAAGTG CAAATAAAAGTAACCATGAATGATGAAGATATGGACACCTACGTGTTTGCTGTTGGGACAAGGAAAGCACTGGTGCGACTTCAGAAGGAAATGCAGGACCTG AGTGAGTTCTGCAGTGATAAACCCAAGTCTGGTGCAAGATACGGGCTTCCAGATTCACTGGCCATCTTGTCGGAGATGGGGGAGGTCACAGAGGGAATGATGGACGCCAAG ATGATACATTTCCTCACACACTATGCTGACAAGATCGAGTCCGTCCAATTCTCGGACCAGTTCTCCGGTCCAAAACTTATGCAAGA GGAGGGGCAGCTTACAAAGCTGCCCGAAACCAAGAAGACACTTCTGTTTACATTTAATG tgccTGGTTTAGGCAACACTTCCCCAAAGGACATGGAGTCTTTGCTGCCTCTGATGAGCATGGTTATTTACTCTATTGACAAAGTGAAGAAGTTCCGTCTGAACAGAGAG GGTAAACAAAAAGCTGACAAGAACAGGGCTCGTGTGGAAGAGAACTTCCTTAAGCTGACTCATGTGCAAAGGCAGGAGGCTGCTCAGTCCCGTCGAGAGGAGAAGAAACGGGCAGAGAAGGAGAGAATCATGAACGAGGAGGATCCTGAAAAGCAGCGGAGGCTGGAG gaagcagctttGCGGCGTGAGCAGAAGAAGCTTGAGAAGAAGCAGATGAAGATGAAGCAAATCAAAGTGAAAGCAATGTGA